Proteins encoded in a region of the Bombyx mori chromosome 21, ASM3026992v2 genome:
- the LOC101746153 gene encoding uncharacterized protein LOC101746153, whose product MEGSSNSIPEMDSGPQETVSTSEPVVTDTIIISDSVMEKPSDSSQILFPESPVYEPEEIELVSSTAPDEDKKEKSEDCLEEPAMTKRKNSDELVQSSPKIQKLELVEDEFAVSSQTLDDEVSEITRSKRLCDNLELPSTSRVRTPVRSSPRLLTKRSNSADIVKTPKTLKSRPASVEVTKSTPKKNLQANIELKYTADRVTSRPSIEFVKEIPPPKVPDTIPEIPESLDDSQGLHLEMSPTPDDENAKIKYNSDPILKDSDVAMKPAKVEKASSEGNAYSDNNMSIPRTNLNLSKTSDLESTDSVCSMNLESPDHIPSAASKLISKLSNGNSSTPTDATEDSDCTPDMVKLNNIKGKRLKNESFRASNTTTPSTISPLQNGHSLPISTPHIPAFDVHISHNEDNEFLSLYVVRTDNDLGMDMCKEYQRISKRFTIDPYLADVSVSNSPSSVTSGGMINLPNRTSFASTVSSTSTLSSNRTSDGAFVVPQPPRKSVSNPTYSIKGYDALMKKLQEIFSHIREVSDDGGRSISDDKVSIAVQTSLSTEGSISNGNASPEEVSKCDKTTPKSSLKKTRVRGRRPMAAKTKRAILPTQPEEAEFMYDMNSPEMVPSNGDGGHSPKSPKDEKPLSSMVATPKSVSKLKQKRRPNSPRPATPVDKMMKQEYPGHAPDTVVLAKWVDKRYYSGKVVEITDLNKYLIKFDDGQTKVLLDDFIIFGDMKTLPLTGQLVYAVVDEEQNYEPGLVLGVEENDSGTITYKCATNGDTLVVVTASELYLTEEQARALKDAGRPRSPTTPNTTPRRRNHRELDLDNIIQGPRSARSRDKGSSSARKRVASPKSPKASTSGLKTKIAVAGRKRVASESSEISESSNSAPSTTRLEEVAGVEPELQRTPRKIDGVKAGPFQLKGAAKQNIGKKNSKLTKFENDADTVSQLGPIPDGDHKIFKGMYFLLTCAATSKRSRVDKEKERDKKKEKERADNSTDARQYSSEEDSEAPSTVGTDTEDFEFSTRPFNKERLKEQLEAGGGVVYSHFDEIPKNKYAVCKLIAPRPCLTAKYIQCLASDVRAVLHDWVIASCSRKILPDVDAHALPAGLSVLHRRYITWDPPGERRNATFFKDKIILLCGDQDTFVKFWERVCNLTGATTRVVNEEDLNMTGAFVLVTDWECPHEVQNKANQDGIPLVSTHWVIECLIQAEIVDPTCHDSFSFMYTEPE is encoded by the exons TCAAACTTTAGACGATGAAGTTTCTGAAATAACACGGTCTAAAAGATTGTGTGATAACTTAGAGCTACCTTCAACATCTCGAGTTCGGACCCCAGTCCGATCCAGCCCAAGGCTATTAACTAAGAGGAGCAATAGTGCTGACATAGTAAAAACTCCTAAAACTCTCAAATCTAGACCTGCTAGTGTTGAGGTCACGAAAAGTACTCCAAAAAAGAATCTACAAGCTAACATAGAATTAAAGTACACAGCTGACAGAGTAACTTCAAGACCGAGCATTGAATTTGTTAAAGAAATACCACCACCAAAAGTACCAGACACTATACCCGAGATCCCAGAAAGCTTAGATGACTCACAGGGCTTGCACCTAGAAATGTCTCCTACTCCTGATGATGAGAATGCTAAAATCAAATACAACAGTGATCCTATTCTCAAGGACAGTGATGTAGCCATGAAACCTGCAAAAGTAGAAAAAGCAAGTAGTGAAGGAAATGCTTACTCAGATAATAACATGTCAATACCCAGaacgaatttgaatttgagtaagaCCTCTGATCTGGAAAGCACTGACAGTGTTTGTTCAATGAACTTGGAGAGTCCCGATCACATCCCTAGTGCGGCCTCAAAACTCATCTCCAAATTATCGAATGGCAACTCTTCTACGCCGACCGACGCGACTGAAGATAGCGATTGCACTCCTGATATGGTAAAACTGAATAACATCAAAGGGAAGCGCCTTAAAAATGAATCATTCCGTGCGAGTAATACTACCACACCTTCAACGATATCGCCACTACAGAACGGACATTCGTTACCTATTTCAACTCCACATATACCAGCTTTCGATGTCCACATCAGTCACAACGAAGACAATGAATTTTTATCCCTATACGTTGTCCGAACTGACAATGACTTAGGCATGGACATGTGCAAAGAATACCAAAGGATATCCAAGCGTTTCACCATCGATCCTTACTTAGCGGACGTTTCGGTCAGTAACTCCCCGTCAAGTGTTACCAGCGGGGGAATGATTAATTTGCCTAACAGGACTTCTTTTGCTTCCACCGTCAGTTCAACATCGACGTTGAGCAGCAACAGAACCAGTGACGGAGCCTTCGTGGTGCCCCAGCCTCCAAGGAAATCCGTATCGAATCCGACATACTCGATCAAGGGATATGATGCACTAATGAAGAAGCTACAAGAGATATTTTCGCATATACGCGAAGTATCTGACGACGGCGGTCGATCGATAAGTGACGACAAAGTGTCGATTGCTGTACAGACATCTCTTTCCACCGAAGGCAGCATCAGCAATGGGAACGCTAGCCCCGAAGAGGTCAGTAAATGTGATAAAACCACACCGAAAAGTTCTTTGAAGAAAACTCGGGTACGGGGTCGACGACCTATGGCGGCGAAGACGAAGCGAGCAATACTGCCAACTCAGCCAGAAGAAGCAGAGTTTATGTACGATATGAATTCCCCGGAAATGGTACCCAGCAACGGGGACGGAGGACATTCACCAAAATCGCCTAAAGACGAGAAACCGCTGTCCTCTATGGTCGCGACTCCGAAATCCGTGAGCAAACTGAAGCAGAAACGTCGACCGAACTCCCCACGACCAGCGACTCCTGTAgataaaatgatgaaacaaGAATACCCCGGTCACGCCCCGGATACAGTGGTGTTGGCGAAGTGGGTGGACAAACGGTATTATTCCGGCAAAGTAGTCGAGATAACAGATTTGAACAAATATTTGATCAAATTCGACGATGGTCAAACGAAGGTTCTACTGGACGATTTCATTATCTTTGGGGACATGAAGACTCTGCCTCTTACCGGACAGCTGGTGTATGCTGTGGTCGACGAAGAACAGAACTACGAACCGGGCTTGGTTCTTGGCGTCGAAGAAAACGACAGTGGCACCATTACATACAAGTGTGCCACAAATGG TGACACCCTAGTCGTGGTAACAGCCAGCGAACTGTATCTAACGGAGGAACAAGCCAGAGCTCTGAAGGATGCCGGCAGACCACGGTCACCGACCACTCCTAACACGACCCCTCGCAGGAGAAACCACAGAGAATTGGACTTGGATAATATTATTCAG GGCCCGCGGAGTGCTCGCAGCAGAGACAAAGGAAGCTCAAGCGCCAGGAAACGAGTGGCTTCACCTAAGAGTCCTAAAGCCTCTACgtcag GTTTGAAAACGAAAATCGCTGTAGCCGGTAGGAAACGCGTCGCCAGCGAAAGCAGCGAGATCAGTGAAAGCAGCAACTCCGCTCCGAGCACGACCAGACTCGAGGAAGTAGCGGGAGTGGAGCCTGAACTACAGCGAACTCCGAGAAAAATTGATGGTGTCAAAG CGGGCCCGTTCCAGCTGAAAGGGGCCGCGAAACAGAACATCGGTAAGAAGAACTCGAAGCTGACCAAGTTCGAGAACGACGCCGACACCGTCTCTCAGCTCGGCCCGATACCGGACGGCGACCACAAGATCTTCAAGGGAATGTACTTCTTGCTGACCTGCGCGGCCACCTCCAAGCGATCCCGAGTGGACAAG gaaaaagaaagagataAGAAGAAAGAAAAGGAGAGGGCTGATAACTCAACGGACGCCAGACAATATTCCTCGGAGGAAGACAGCGAGGCTCCGTCCACTGTGGGCACTGATACAGAGGACTTTGAGTTCTCTACAAGACCATTCAACAAGGAACGGTTGAAGGAACAGCTGGAAGCCGGAGGAGGCGTAGTGTATAG TCACTTCGACGAGATACCCAAGAACAAATATGCGGTTTGTAAGCTAATAGCTCCCAGGCCATGTCTCACCGCGAAATACATACAATGCCTGGCCAGTGACGTTAGAGCCGTGCTACATGACTGGGTCATTGCAAGTTGCTCCAGAAAGATCTTACCTGACGTCGATGCCCACGCGCTGCCCGCCGGGCTTTCAGTTCTACACAGACGCTACATCACATGG GACCCGCCGGGCGAAAGGCGAAACGCTACTTTCTTCAAGGACAAAATCATTCTTCTGTGCGGCGATCAGGACACGTTCGTTAAATTCTGGGAACGTGTGTGCAACCTGACCGGGGCGACCACGCGCGTCGTCAACGAGGAGGACCTCAACATGACCGGCGCGTTCGTCCTGGTCACCGATTGGGAATGTCCACATGAAGTGCAGAACAAAGCCAACCAGGACGGCATACCTCTGGTCTCGACACACTGGGTCATCGAGTGTCTCATCCAGGCCGAGATCGTTGACCCCACCTGTCACGATTCGTTTTCATTTATGTATACGGAGCCAGAATGA